A genomic window from Leptolyngbya sp. BL0902 includes:
- a CDS encoding ABC transporter permease: MSSFAQSFNRYLQRKQAAYVLPAIATVLLLLVWEASTRLFEIPQFLLPAPSDVWEAAQTYRNTIWRHSLTTLSTTLAGFFMGLGLGVVLGFLIGYSRLAYLVLYPLLVGFNTIPKVALVPLLAIWFGIGAVPAIITAFTLAFFPIVVNVAAGLATVEPEMQDVLRSLGASRWEIFQKVGFPHSLPYLFASLKVAISQAFIGSVISETVASDRGIGYVIVSASASFNVALAFLAILSLAAMGILLYGCFALVEKRTIHWAR; the protein is encoded by the coding sequence ATGTCGTCGTTTGCCCAGTCGTTTAACCGCTATCTCCAGCGCAAGCAGGCGGCCTACGTGCTGCCCGCCATTGCCACGGTGTTGCTGCTGCTGGTTTGGGAAGCCTCCACCCGCCTCTTCGAGATTCCCCAGTTTTTGCTGCCCGCCCCCAGCGATGTGTGGGAAGCCGCCCAAACCTACAGAAACACCATCTGGCGGCACAGCCTCACCACCCTCAGCACCACCCTGGCTGGATTTTTCATGGGTCTGGGCCTCGGCGTTGTGCTGGGTTTTTTAATCGGCTACTCCCGCTTGGCTTACCTGGTGTTGTATCCCTTGCTGGTGGGCTTTAACACCATTCCCAAGGTGGCGCTGGTGCCGCTGCTGGCGATTTGGTTTGGCATTGGCGCAGTGCCCGCCATCATCACCGCCTTCACCCTGGCGTTTTTTCCCATTGTGGTGAATGTGGCGGCGGGGCTAGCCACCGTAGAGCCCGAAATGCAGGATGTCCTCCGTTCCCTAGGGGCCAGCCGCTGGGAAATCTTTCAGAAGGTGGGCTTCCCCCATTCCCTCCCCTACCTGTTTGCCTCCCTCAAGGTAGCCATTTCCCAAGCCTTTATTGGTTCAGTGATTTCTGAAACCGTGGCCTCGGATCGGGGCATTGGCTATGTGATTGTCTCCGCCAGCGCCAGCTTTAATGTGGCCCTGGCGTTTTTGGCGATTTTGTCCCTCGCCGCCATGGGCATTCTGCTGTACGGCTGCTTTGCCCTAGTCGAAAAGCGCACCATTCACTGGGCCAGATAA
- a CDS encoding peptidoglycan recognition family protein, which translates to MTRRWIFGLLSLALIVTLGWAHYPAQATQPLQPLIQVVGMPSLPPVADLEPRKALEAGPTDFKPPILAQDTLLAQAAPRQVMALADPSNYGDRFATDVHGNPVTNEFIAVLHETVGSAQSAINLFRTRHSRDADQVSYHTLIGRDGTIYYIVPPEKRAFGAGNSVFNGPNGPETVRTNPNFPPSVNNFAYHVSLETPGDGMNNRRSHSGYTQAQYISLAWLLAQTTIPDNRITTHQAVDRSNNRMDPRSFNSQQLFSLLRQYPTRAGLSG; encoded by the coding sequence ATGACCCGTCGCTGGATTTTTGGGCTGTTGAGCCTCGCTCTGATTGTTACCCTCGGATGGGCGCACTATCCGGCCCAGGCCACACAGCCCCTGCAACCCCTGATTCAGGTGGTAGGGATGCCTTCGCTGCCCCCGGTAGCCGACCTAGAACCCCGCAAAGCCCTCGAGGCTGGCCCCACTGACTTCAAGCCCCCTATTCTTGCCCAGGATACCCTGCTAGCTCAGGCGGCCCCGCGCCAGGTGATGGCCCTCGCCGATCCCAGCAACTATGGAGATCGCTTTGCCACCGATGTCCATGGCAACCCAGTGACCAACGAGTTCATTGCTGTCCTCCACGAAACCGTGGGTTCTGCCCAGAGCGCCATTAACCTCTTTCGCACGCGCCATAGCCGCGATGCCGACCAGGTCAGTTACCACACTCTGATTGGCCGGGATGGCACTATCTACTACATCGTGCCGCCCGAAAAGCGGGCCTTTGGGGCAGGAAATTCGGTGTTCAACGGCCCTAACGGCCCCGAAACCGTGCGGACAAATCCCAACTTTCCCCCCTCGGTGAATAACTTCGCCTACCACGTTTCCCTCGAAACCCCCGGTGATGGCATGAACAACCGCCGCAGCCACAGCGGCTACACCCAGGCTCAATATATTTCCCTGGCTTGGCTCCTGGCCCAAACCACCATCCCCGACAACCGCATCACCACCCACCAAGCCGTAGATCGGTCGAATAACCGTATGGATCCGCGCAGCTTCAATAGCCAGCAGTTGTTTTCCCTGCTGCGCCAATATCCCACCCGCGCTGGACTCTCTGGTTAG
- a CDS encoding HhoA/HhoB/HtrA family serine endopeptidase: MGGIGSQTVWIAAALALGGGVGWAGHHYVDHLTATEMVEIAPTEPESSLATLSLPAEPVPEPTASTNSLAIVASNFIAAAVEQVGPAVVRIDAERSVSQLNPETFNNPLFRRFFGEEIPPEMVPDRLEQGTGSGFILSADGRILTNAHVVDGTRTVKVTLRDGRTFEGQVVGVDSVTDVAVVKIEAEDPLPTVRLGSTANLSPGQWAIAIGNPLGLDNTVTAGIISAIGRTSNQVGIPDKRVQFIQTDAAINPGNSGGPLLNDQGEVIGMNTAIRANAQGLGFAIPIETAKRIADELFATGEVQHPFLGIQMVELTPDTIAEINAQQQMNIPLDESGVLIVRVLEGSPAQAAGLQPGDIIQRVNNQEVRTPTDVQSQVESSQIGQDLAIDIHRNGTDQALAVKPTAMPAELR, translated from the coding sequence ATGGGCGGAATAGGATCGCAAACGGTCTGGATTGCCGCCGCCTTGGCCTTGGGGGGTGGCGTAGGCTGGGCAGGGCATCACTACGTGGATCATCTCACGGCTACTGAGATGGTCGAGATAGCTCCGACGGAACCGGAGTCTTCCCTGGCGACCCTATCCCTACCCGCCGAGCCAGTCCCGGAACCCACGGCGTCTACCAATTCCTTAGCCATTGTCGCCTCTAACTTTATTGCGGCGGCGGTGGAACAGGTGGGGCCAGCGGTGGTTCGCATTGATGCGGAGCGGTCGGTGTCCCAACTAAACCCCGAAACCTTTAACAATCCCCTGTTTCGCCGCTTTTTTGGCGAAGAAATTCCCCCAGAAATGGTGCCCGACCGCCTAGAACAGGGCACCGGGTCGGGGTTTATCCTTAGTGCCGATGGCCGCATCCTCACCAATGCCCACGTGGTAGACGGCACCCGCACAGTGAAGGTGACGCTGCGCGATGGCCGCACCTTTGAGGGGCAGGTGGTGGGCGTAGATTCCGTCACCGATGTGGCGGTGGTCAAAATTGAGGCGGAGGATCCGCTGCCGACGGTGCGCCTGGGCAGCACCGCCAACCTGTCCCCCGGTCAGTGGGCCATTGCCATTGGCAACCCCCTTGGGCTAGATAACACCGTTACCGCTGGCATCATCAGCGCCATTGGCCGCACTAGCAACCAGGTGGGTATCCCCGATAAGCGGGTGCAGTTCATCCAAACCGACGCGGCTATCAATCCGGGCAACTCCGGTGGCCCGCTGCTGAACGACCAGGGCGAAGTGATCGGCATGAACACCGCTATCCGCGCCAACGCCCAGGGGCTAGGCTTTGCCATCCCCATCGAAACCGCCAAGCGCATTGCCGACGAACTCTTTGCCACCGGAGAGGTGCAGCATCCCTTCCTGGGTATTCAGATGGTAGAACTCACCCCCGACACCATCGCCGAAATCAACGCCCAGCAGCAAATGAATATTCCCCTCGATGAATCCGGTGTGCTGATTGTGCGCGTGTTGGAAGGCAGCCCTGCCCAAGCCGCCGGACTACAACCCGGAGACATCATCCAGCGGGTCAACAATCAAGAGGTTAGAACCCCCACGGATGTGCAAAGCCAGGTGGAATCCAGCCAAATTGGTCAAGACTTAGCCATCGACATCCACCGCAACGGCACCG
- a CDS encoding response regulator transcription factor: MQPPTAMSDYTGNILLVDDEPGLREAVQAYLEDSGFVVRTASNAQEGWALLQEATPDVLISDIMMPQVDGHAFLAQVREDVRFKGLPVVFLTARGMTKDRIQGYNSGCDAYLSKPFDPEELVAVVGNLIERRAAQSPDTGDLPDIAVMARQIEEIKAMLTQKGGVIKMVSDVNIDLTPREQSVLDLVAEGLMNKEIASRLDTSVRNVEKYVSRLFSKTGTNSRTELVRFSLEHGLVS, from the coding sequence ATGCAGCCCCCTACCGCCATGTCTGACTACACTGGAAACATTTTGCTGGTTGATGATGAGCCCGGTCTGCGGGAAGCCGTGCAAGCCTATCTAGAGGACAGCGGCTTCGTCGTCCGCACCGCCAGCAATGCCCAGGAAGGTTGGGCGCTGCTCCAGGAGGCCACCCCCGACGTGCTGATCTCCGATATTATGATGCCCCAGGTAGATGGCCACGCCTTCTTGGCCCAGGTGCGAGAGGATGTGCGCTTCAAGGGCCTGCCCGTGGTGTTCCTCACCGCCCGAGGCATGACCAAAGACCGCATCCAGGGCTACAACTCGGGCTGTGATGCCTACCTCTCCAAGCCCTTTGACCCGGAGGAATTGGTGGCGGTGGTGGGCAATTTAATCGAACGCCGTGCCGCCCAAAGCCCCGACACTGGAGACCTCCCTGACATTGCCGTGATGGCCCGCCAAATTGAGGAGATCAAGGCCATGCTGACCCAAAAGGGCGGTGTCATAAAAATGGTCTCCGACGTGAATATTGACCTCACCCCCCGCGAGCAGAGCGTGCTGGATTTGGTCGCCGAGGGGCTGATGAACAAAGAAATTGCTAGCCGTCTCGATACCAGCGTTCGCAATGTGGAGAAGTACGTCAGTCGTTTGTTCAGCAAAACCGGAACCAACAGCCGCACCGAACTTGTCCGCTTTTCCCTAGAGCATGGCTTGGTCAGCTAG